In Zalophus californianus isolate mZalCal1 chromosome 4, mZalCal1.pri.v2, whole genome shotgun sequence, the following proteins share a genomic window:
- the LOC113937436 gene encoding LOW QUALITY PROTEIN: nucleolysin TIAR-like (The sequence of the model RefSeq protein was modified relative to this genomic sequence to represent the inferred CDS: inserted 1 base in 1 codon; deleted 1 base in 1 codon), translating into MMEDDGQPRTLYVGNLSRDVTEVLILQLFSQIGPCKSCKIITEHTTNDPYCFVEFYEHRDAAAALAAMNGRKILGKEVKGNWATTPSSQKKDTSNHFHVFVGDLSPEITTEDIKSAFTPFGKISDAAVXKDMATGKSKGHGFVSFYNKLDTENAIVHMGGQWLGGRQIRTNWATSKPPAPKSTQENNTKPLRFEDVVNQSSPKNCSVYCGGIASGLTDQLMRQTFSPFGQIMEIRVFPKKDYSFVRFSTHESAAHAIVSVNGTTIEGHVVKCYWGKESPGMTKNFQQVDYSQWGQWSQVYGNPQQYGQYMANGWQVPPYGVYGQPWNQQGFGVDQSPSAAWMGGFGAQPPQGQTPPSVIPPPNQAGYGMASYQTW; encoded by the exons ATGATGGAAGACGACGGGCAGCCCCGGACTCT ATACGTAGGTAACCTCTCCAGAGATGTGACAGAAGTCCTTATACTTCAGTTATTCAGTCAGATTGGACCCTGTAAAAGCTGTAAAATAATAACAGAGCATACAACCAATGACCCATATTGCTTTGTGGAATTTTATGAACACAGAGATGCAGCTGCTGCATTAGCTGCtatgaatgggagaaaaattttggGAAAGGAGGTCAAAGGAAACTGGGCAACAACACCAAGTAGCCAGAAAAAAGATACTTCCAATCACTTCCATGTGTTTGTTGGGGATTTGAGTCCAGAAATTACAACAGAAGATATCAAATCAGCATTTACCCCGTTTGGTAAAATATCGGATGCCGCAG TTAAAGACATGGCAACTGGAAAATCCAAAGGCCAtggttttgtatctttttataacAAACTGGATACAGAAAATGCAATTGTGCATATGGGAGGTCAGTGGTTGGGTGGTCGTCAGATCAGAACCAACTGGGCCACAAGTAAACCACCTGCACCTAAAAGTACACAAGAAAATAACACTAAACCGTTGAGATTTGAAGATGTAGTAAACCAGTCAAGTCCAAAAAATTGTAGTGTGTACTGTGGAGGAATTGCCTCTGGGTTAACAGATCAGCTTATGAGACAGACTTTCTCACCATTTggacaaattatggaaataagagtttttccaaagaaagacTATTCATTTGTCAGATTTTCAACCCATGAAAGTGCTGCCCATGCCATTGTTTCGGTGAATGGCACTACAATTGAAGGACATGTTGTTAAATGCTATTGGGGTAAAGAATCTCCTGGTATGACTAAAAACTTCCAACAGGTCGACTATAGTCAGTGGGGGCAGTGGAGCCAAGTTTATGGAAACCCACAACAGTATGGACAGTATATGGCAAATGGGTGGCAA GTACCACCATATGGAGTATACGGGCAGCCATGGAACCAACAAGGATTTGGAGTAGATCAATCACCTTCTGCTGCTTGGATGGGTGGATTTGGTGCTCAGCCTCCCCAAGGACAAACTCCTCCCTCTGTAATACCTCCTCCTAACCAAGCTGGATATGGTATGGCAAGTTACCAAACATGGTGA